Proteins encoded within one genomic window of Halocatena marina:
- the paaI gene encoding hydroxyphenylacetyl-CoA thioesterase PaaI → MSDVPDELRERIENDPFCSTLGIDLAALEPGYAETRLTITDELLNFHGTPHGGALYALADAAFAAASNSHGDTAVALETNVSYLAATETGTTLVATAAETHRTNRTAEYEVRVTAEDERVATFRGRVYRP, encoded by the coding sequence ATGAGCGATGTGCCTGACGAACTGCGCGAGCGAATTGAGAACGACCCGTTCTGTTCGACGCTCGGCATCGACCTCGCTGCTCTCGAACCGGGGTACGCCGAAACGCGCCTGACGATCACTGATGAACTCCTAAATTTCCACGGGACGCCCCACGGTGGCGCACTTTATGCGCTCGCCGACGCCGCATTCGCTGCGGCCTCGAACTCACACGGTGACACTGCTGTTGCGCTCGAAACGAACGTCTCCTATCTCGCTGCCACTGAAACGGGAACGACACTCGTTGCGACTGCTGCGGAGACACACCGGACGAATCGAACCGCCGAGTACGAGGTTCGCGTTACGGCCGAGGACGAACGTGTCGCTACATTTCGGGGACGAGTTTACCGACCCTGA
- the gatD gene encoding Glu-tRNA(Gln) amidotransferase subunit GatD, which produces MDSGDRIRVERSGEQYEGVCMPSTTEDHVVLKLDGGYNIGIEREESHVEVLDSGVYDIDSEVDGDESSVVEIDPDLPTISLISTGGTIASTVDYRTGAVTSQFDAEDVLRAVPDLAGRANYRGRVVANILSENMTPEIWQDLAWAVHDEIENGADGVVVMHGTDTMQYTASALAFMLDTPVPIVFTGSQRSADRPSSDNVMNAVCAVEAAMSDCAEVLVCMHATENDTRCALHRGTRVRKDHTSRRNAFETIGNEPLGEVEYATETVTFQQPYDERGSTTLDIAPDLETDVELLKSTPGMDGAFLDLCDGKAGIVIEGTGLGHINTKFIDHIARLTDDGTAVVMTSQCLDGRVCDRVYDTGRDLLEAGVIEGETMLPGTAMVKLMWTLANRSSVRETMQTSLAGEITERSVPWT; this is translated from the coding sequence ATGGACTCAGGGGACCGCATTCGCGTCGAGCGTAGTGGTGAGCAGTACGAGGGAGTTTGTATGCCCTCGACAACGGAAGATCACGTCGTCTTGAAGCTCGATGGCGGGTACAACATCGGTATCGAGCGTGAAGAGAGCCACGTCGAAGTGCTCGATTCGGGCGTCTACGACATCGATAGCGAAGTTGATGGTGATGAATCATCCGTCGTCGAGATCGATCCCGACCTCCCGACAATCTCGCTCATCTCTACGGGTGGAACCATCGCGTCGACCGTCGATTACCGGACCGGTGCAGTCACGTCTCAGTTCGACGCTGAGGACGTATTGCGTGCAGTGCCGGATCTGGCTGGACGGGCCAACTATCGGGGACGGGTCGTTGCCAATATTCTGAGCGAGAATATGACGCCCGAGATCTGGCAGGATCTTGCGTGGGCCGTCCACGATGAGATCGAGAACGGCGCGGACGGCGTCGTTGTCATGCACGGCACGGACACGATGCAGTACACTGCGTCTGCGCTTGCGTTCATGCTCGATACACCCGTTCCGATCGTTTTTACTGGCAGCCAGCGCTCTGCGGACCGACCATCCAGCGACAACGTGATGAACGCAGTCTGTGCGGTTGAGGCGGCCATGTCCGACTGCGCCGAGGTGTTGGTGTGTATGCACGCGACCGAGAATGATACGAGGTGTGCGCTTCACCGAGGGACCCGTGTCCGGAAGGATCACACCTCGCGCCGGAATGCTTTCGAAACGATTGGAAACGAACCGCTTGGTGAGGTAGAGTATGCGACCGAGACCGTCACATTCCAGCAGCCGTACGACGAACGAGGATCGACCACGCTCGATATCGCTCCCGATCTCGAAACCGATGTCGAGTTGCTCAAGAGCACACCCGGTATGGATGGAGCGTTTCTCGATCTCTGTGACGGAAAGGCAGGGATTGTCATCGAAGGAACAGGGCTCGGACACATCAATACAAAGTTCATCGATCACATTGCGCGACTGACCGACGACGGCACAGCGGTCGTGATGACGAGTCAGTGTCTCGATGGGCGGGTTTGCGATCGCGTCTACGATACGGGACGCGATCTACTCGAAGCGGGCGTTATCGAGGGTGAAACCATGCTCCCCGGTACCGCGATGGTGAAACTGATGTGGACACTCGCCAACCGCTCGTCCGTACGAGAAACGATGCAAACATCGCTCGCAGGAGAGATAACCGAGCGATCAGTACCGTGGACGTGA
- a CDS encoding GNAT family N-acetyltransferase, translating to MDILRLPADEAAVRRYIEDLWLPYNRELEAIVDHFALVDDVDLVTEELEWRLDRHEAKSYRAWVAVEGSHDENNHITADIDSDFVGFITTDIDESSSVFDRPDRLVVCDIYVRKPYRGTGLANDLIERAKARAREQECANLTLDVDVDNERAIAFYEKLGFEPLRQTLTTSVDG from the coding sequence ATGGACATTCTTCGACTTCCTGCCGACGAGGCTGCCGTCCGTCGCTATATCGAAGATCTTTGGCTCCCTTACAACCGCGAGCTTGAAGCGATCGTCGACCATTTCGCGCTTGTCGATGATGTCGATCTCGTAACGGAAGAACTTGAGTGGCGGCTCGATCGCCACGAAGCGAAGAGCTACCGAGCGTGGGTCGCTGTCGAGGGGTCACACGACGAGAACAACCACATCACCGCCGATATCGATAGTGATTTTGTCGGATTCATTACGACCGATATTGACGAGTCGTCGAGCGTCTTCGACCGTCCCGATCGGCTCGTTGTCTGTGATATTTATGTTCGTAAACCCTACCGTGGTACTGGTCTCGCCAACGATCTGATCGAGCGTGCCAAAGCACGGGCGCGTGAGCAGGAATGTGCCAACCTCACACTCGACGTCGATGTAGACAATGAACGTGCTATCGCCTTCTATGAAAAGCTGGGTTTTGAACCACTCCGTCAGACACTAACCACCAGCGTCGATGGGTGA
- a CDS encoding metalloregulator ArsR/SmtB family transcription factor has protein sequence MDSAALLDLLGNENRRRILRLLARKPCYVTEISEYLGVSPKAVIDHLRKLEEAGLVESRVDDQRRKYFSIARNLRLEVNVSPYGFGTKSAYPASRGLDMTRCRYLSIDIANPDQAAELAELAHELKRLEDLSSELSLAQRWVQGRLTEVMDGISRRIHDEPTLGAPEGDDARFYAEVLSALANGADHIEQISHNVDASPELVEDALLHLAQHGVIEREDSRWRLVE, from the coding sequence ATGGACTCCGCCGCGCTGCTCGACCTGTTGGGCAACGAGAATCGCCGGCGCATTCTCAGGCTTCTCGCGCGAAAGCCGTGCTATGTCACCGAAATCAGCGAATATCTCGGTGTCAGCCCAAAGGCCGTCATCGATCACCTGCGCAAGCTTGAGGAAGCCGGATTAGTCGAGTCTCGCGTCGACGACCAGCGAAGAAAATATTTCTCGATCGCCCGGAACCTCCGTCTCGAAGTAAATGTCTCTCCCTACGGATTCGGTACGAAAAGCGCCTATCCGGCCAGCCGAGGATTGGATATGACTCGGTGTCGATACCTCTCTATCGATATCGCCAACCCGGATCAAGCGGCCGAACTGGCCGAGCTCGCTCACGAACTGAAACGATTAGAAGATCTCTCTAGTGAGCTATCGCTAGCCCAACGGTGGGTTCAAGGGCGACTGACAGAAGTGATGGATGGTATTTCCCGCCGGATCCACGACGAACCGACGCTTGGAGCGCCGGAAGGCGATGATGCTCGCTTCTACGCCGAAGTGTTGTCCGCGCTCGCCAACGGTGCAGACCATATCGAGCAGATCAGCCACAACGTTGATGCATCACCAGAACTCGTCGAAGATGCGCTTCTCCATCTCGCTCAACACGGCGTCATCGAACGTGAGGACAGTCGCTGGCGCTTGGTCGAGTGA
- a CDS encoding LLM class flavin-dependent oxidoreductase encodes MDIGTGLFTCQRRPDDDRSMDELYQELLELGRAIDDAGLASAWVSEHHFEEDGYLSGVMPSLGALAAVTDSVEIGPCIALSPLYDGVRLAEDAATVDLLSNGRLTLGLAIGSNPGEFDAFGISPDERVERLSDHINLLRGAWSPGPLEYDSEFHDISSDVTVTPKPTHDIPIMLGGAAKPAVRRAARTADAWCAPSSLSIAGVKKRVEDIRRVRAEENIAGEFTIYVLQHGFVAPDGAKDDEAWEQMKDGYFYIQRRYAEIFSGESVDELSAERRSELKEQAVHGTPDQVIDELERYRAALGDDIHFILRTYYPGIGTDAMRESIECLGEHVVPHFS; translated from the coding sequence ATGGACATCGGCACCGGTTTGTTCACCTGCCAGCGTCGACCCGATGACGACCGATCGATGGACGAACTGTACCAAGAACTGCTCGAACTGGGCCGGGCCATCGATGACGCCGGTCTGGCAAGCGCGTGGGTTTCAGAGCATCACTTCGAGGAAGACGGCTATCTGTCCGGCGTAATGCCTTCTCTCGGGGCACTCGCCGCTGTCACTGATTCCGTCGAGATCGGGCCATGCATTGCGCTGTCGCCGCTGTATGACGGCGTTCGTCTCGCTGAAGACGCTGCGACGGTCGATCTGCTCTCAAATGGTCGGCTCACTCTCGGGTTGGCCATTGGGTCGAATCCCGGCGAATTCGACGCATTCGGTATTTCGCCGGATGAACGCGTCGAGCGTCTCTCCGATCACATCAATCTATTGCGCGGTGCGTGGTCACCTGGGCCGCTCGAATACGACTCTGAGTTTCATGACATCTCTTCTGATGTGACCGTCACACCGAAACCAACCCACGATATTCCGATCATGCTCGGTGGAGCAGCAAAGCCCGCTGTTCGGCGCGCTGCCCGCACAGCGGACGCGTGGTGTGCGCCTTCGTCGCTTTCGATTGCTGGTGTCAAAAAACGGGTCGAGGACATTCGACGCGTTCGCGCGGAAGAAAACATTGCGGGTGAGTTCACGATCTACGTCCTCCAGCACGGGTTCGTCGCACCAGACGGGGCGAAGGACGACGAGGCGTGGGAACAGATGAAAGACGGCTACTTCTACATTCAGCGTCGGTACGCCGAAATCTTCTCTGGAGAATCGGTCGATGAACTTTCGGCTGAACGGCGATCGGAGTTGAAAGAACAGGCAGTTCACGGTACACCAGATCAGGTCATCGACGAACTCGAACGCTATCGAGCAGCACTCGGCGACGATATTCACTTCATACTTCGTACATACTACCCCGGTATTGGCACCGACGCCATGCGCGAGAGTATCGAGTGTCTCGGAGAGCACGTTGTCCCACACTTTTCGTAG
- a CDS encoding GNAT family N-acetyltransferase, whose amino-acid sequence MNHQLTIRPVRADDYEQVAAFTRNTWEERDSSDYIPHVFHDWIADDGGQKRTVVADAGEEIAGICQAVMLSSHEAWAQGMRVNPAFRGQGVSSALNEALFVWASEQGATVCRNMVFSWNAAGLGGSRSVGFEPITEFRWAHPTPEQDPDQDPEPEASTVTGAPFAISSELRVESDPAVAWSYWTDSAAREHLGGLALDLDESWALSELTRANLSRAADETSVFAVVGDEVRGMAYRTRTYERENDDGKTELFAEYGVGAWDDLAAARSLFAAISADAADVQADRTRVLIPETVQYVSDAAWLRAGISDEPDFVLGADLSAHRF is encoded by the coding sequence GTGAACCACCAACTAACCATTAGGCCGGTACGAGCAGACGACTACGAACAAGTCGCGGCGTTTACTCGAAACACGTGGGAAGAGCGAGACAGCAGCGATTACATTCCACACGTCTTTCACGATTGGATCGCCGACGACGGCGGTCAAAAACGAACAGTTGTTGCCGACGCCGGTGAGGAGATCGCTGGTATCTGTCAGGCAGTCATGCTCTCATCACACGAGGCATGGGCGCAGGGAATGCGCGTCAATCCGGCGTTTCGTGGACAAGGCGTGAGTTCCGCTCTCAACGAGGCGCTCTTTGTGTGGGCGAGCGAACAGGGCGCAACCGTCTGCCGGAACATGGTGTTCTCGTGGAACGCCGCCGGGCTCGGTGGATCACGCAGTGTTGGTTTCGAACCGATCACGGAGTTCCGGTGGGCGCATCCAACACCCGAACAAGATCCAGATCAAGATCCAGAACCCGAAGCCAGTACTGTGACTGGCGCTCCTTTCGCTATCTCATCGGAATTGCGTGTCGAATCTGATCCTGCTGTGGCGTGGAGCTATTGGACGGACAGTGCTGCTCGTGAGCATCTCGGTGGGTTGGCGCTCGATTTGGACGAGTCGTGGGCTCTCTCTGAACTCACGAGAGCAAATCTCAGCCGTGCGGCGGACGAGACGTCTGTGTTCGCTGTCGTGGGGGATGAAGTGCGTGGAATGGCGTACCGAACCCGAACCTACGAACGAGAGAACGACGATGGAAAAACGGAGCTGTTTGCCGAGTACGGCGTCGGTGCGTGGGACGATCTTGCGGCTGCACGATCACTATTTGCTGCGATTAGCGCTGACGCTGCCGACGTGCAAGCCGACCGCACGCGTGTTCTCATCCCTGAGACAGTACAGTACGTCTCTGATGCAGCGTGGCTTCGGGCCGGAATCAGCGATGAGCCGGATTTCGTCCTCGGAGCCGATCTGAGCGCACATAGGTTCTGA
- a CDS encoding DUF1405 domain-containing protein yields MIPERWAQYYLGNPPSLVWLLFANIVGVLVGVRYYVETMPTVSTFAWPLYADSPTAVFLALLSLTTLLPNLGYRLRDTPMNLPLAYLHTLAFVWLVKYGLWTALVLNLQFSAYYPELWAYFGILITHLLFVGEAYLIPNYGKTTRGALVVSLVLLLFNDFVDYWIGDFFGCVLLNSNGLVGNALGRCDLYPPLRVDPGVVLPLLTVALSVLSVALAAHSFDRFKRTV; encoded by the coding sequence ATGATACCGGAGCGATGGGCACAGTATTATCTCGGAAATCCCCCTAGTCTTGTCTGGTTGCTGTTTGCCAACATCGTTGGCGTACTCGTCGGCGTTCGGTATTACGTCGAAACGATGCCTACCGTATCCACATTCGCGTGGCCGCTCTATGCCGACTCACCAACTGCCGTTTTTCTCGCTCTCTTGTCACTGACGACCCTCCTACCGAATCTCGGCTATCGGCTCCGAGACACACCGATGAATCTACCACTAGCGTATCTACACACGCTGGCGTTCGTTTGGCTCGTCAAGTATGGGCTCTGGACAGCCCTCGTCCTTAACCTTCAGTTTTCGGCGTACTATCCCGAACTCTGGGCGTACTTCGGCATTCTCATCACACATCTCCTCTTTGTCGGCGAAGCCTATCTCATCCCAAACTATGGAAAGACAACTCGGGGAGCACTCGTAGTTTCGCTGGTATTGTTACTCTTCAATGATTTTGTCGACTACTGGATTGGTGATTTTTTCGGATGTGTATTACTCAATTCAAACGGACTAGTCGGAAATGCTCTTGGTCGGTGTGATCTCTACCCACCCCTCCGTGTCGATCCCGGTGTTGTTTTGCCACTCCTAACTGTAGCGCTGTCAGTGCTTTCAGTCGCACTCGCAGCGCACTCATTTGACCGATTCAAACGGACTGTTTAG
- a CDS encoding PaaI family thioesterase, with translation MDVEAFFEEMPFAKLLGIEVTETNDGHAEGWIEMREDLSWNQDRVMAHGGVTFTLADTVGGAALVSLVDQPVPTIDMRIDYLSAGTGDLHAVADVVRCGSDVGVVDVDVYAEDDTHLADARGVYKTG, from the coding sequence ATGGATGTCGAAGCGTTCTTCGAGGAGATGCCGTTTGCGAAACTGCTCGGTATTGAGGTGACGGAAACGAACGACGGACACGCAGAAGGATGGATCGAGATGCGCGAGGACCTTTCGTGGAACCAAGATCGGGTTATGGCCCACGGTGGAGTGACGTTCACACTCGCTGACACTGTCGGTGGGGCCGCGCTCGTCTCTCTCGTTGACCAACCTGTCCCGACCATCGACATGCGAATCGATTACCTGAGCGCTGGCACTGGTGATCTCCACGCGGTGGCTGATGTCGTTCGATGCGGGAGCGATGTCGGCGTGGTCGATGTCGATGTCTACGCCGAAGACGACACACACCTCGCGGACGCACGAGGAGTGTACAAAACAGGATAA
- a CDS encoding N-acetyltransferase: MVSIEQLTSEQEWRAFYPVVDGFWPVDTVNQHVECLRTMTAQGYRAFGLTTEQPVAFAGVYVLTSPWYGTFTWLVDLVTHQDHRGEGCGTRLYEAVETWSREQGCETIVLASGVERTRAHQFYEHHGFEATEYWFEKSLVTD, encoded by the coding sequence ATGGTCTCCATTGAGCAGCTTACGAGCGAACAAGAGTGGCGAGCGTTCTATCCTGTTGTCGATGGGTTTTGGCCCGTTGACACAGTGAACCAGCACGTCGAATGTCTGCGGACGATGACTGCGCAGGGCTATCGAGCATTCGGGTTGACTACTGAGCAGCCAGTGGCGTTTGCAGGAGTGTACGTGCTCACATCCCCGTGGTATGGGACGTTCACGTGGTTAGTCGATCTCGTCACGCACCAAGATCACCGGGGTGAGGGATGTGGCACGCGACTGTACGAGGCTGTCGAGACGTGGTCACGTGAACAAGGATGCGAGACAATCGTTTTGGCGTCAGGAGTAGAGCGCACCCGAGCTCACCAGTTCTACGAACACCACGGCTTTGAGGCGACCGAATACTGGTTCGAGAAGTCGCTCGTCACCGACTGA
- the hisH gene encoding imidazole glycerol phosphate synthase subunit HisH — protein sequence MNVTIIDYGVGNLRSLQRGLERAGAVVSVSDDPAVISDAESLVLPGVGAFEECMRNSEPFHDVLIEKAADTPILGICVGLQLMFTESTEGAPEGEVVEGLDLLDGRVERLPDSVNVPHMGWNELTAKREHPLVGGITDNVATATSQTDGAVDSVDDPYVYFVHSYCAAVSKQTVASCEYGRKFTAVAANEAGNVMGTQFHPEKSGEAGLRILQNFVTYARSTTNGGQRLPTEH from the coding sequence GTGAATGTCACGATCATCGACTACGGCGTTGGAAACCTCCGAAGTCTCCAGCGCGGACTCGAACGCGCCGGTGCCGTGGTTTCGGTGTCCGACGATCCTGCGGTGATTTCGGACGCCGAATCTCTCGTTCTGCCCGGTGTTGGAGCCTTCGAAGAGTGTATGCGCAACTCCGAACCGTTTCACGACGTTCTCATCGAGAAGGCTGCCGATACGCCAATTCTCGGTATCTGCGTCGGGCTTCAGCTCATGTTCACCGAGAGTACGGAAGGCGCACCTGAGGGCGAGGTCGTGGAGGGTCTCGATCTTCTCGACGGGCGCGTCGAGCGCCTCCCCGATTCGGTGAACGTTCCGCACATGGGTTGGAACGAACTCACGGCCAAGCGTGAACACCCGCTTGTAGGAGGGATCACAGACAACGTGGCCACAGCGACATCACAAACAGACGGAGCTGTCGATTCCGTCGATGACCCGTACGTCTACTTTGTCCACTCGTACTGCGCTGCGGTGAGTAAACAGACAGTTGCGTCGTGCGAGTACGGCCGTAAGTTTACTGCCGTCGCTGCGAACGAGGCAGGCAACGTCATGGGAACACAGTTCCACCCTGAAAAGTCGGGGGAAGCGGGACTCCGCATCCTCCAAAACTTCGTTACCTACGCTCGAAGCACCACCAATGGCGGTCAACGATTACCAACTGAGCATTGA
- a CDS encoding bifunctional 2-polyprenyl-6-hydroxyphenol methylase/3-demethylubiquinol 3-O-methyltransferase UbiG has product MLDDTPKTGDAFGRALKAHHAGESALEFVERDDGYLDATDVGYYFTQHSEWSEQMQAAMAHATGRVLDVGCGAGRVSLYLQEQGYGVTGIDVSQRAVEICRERGLRKARLLDIADIDHEIDDPFDSVLLCGNNFGLVGTRSKAPDILGRLARVTTHDARLIAQSRDPEATDNAAHLSYHDLNRERGRLPGALRMRVRYGQYATPWYDYLFVGPETMRELVAPTAWDVTETIESEHSPDYVAVLEKE; this is encoded by the coding sequence ATGCTCGATGATACACCAAAAACCGGTGATGCGTTTGGTCGCGCGCTCAAAGCGCATCACGCTGGTGAGAGTGCTCTCGAATTCGTCGAACGCGACGACGGCTATCTCGATGCGACCGATGTTGGATACTACTTCACACAGCACAGCGAGTGGTCCGAACAGATGCAAGCAGCGATGGCGCACGCAACGGGCCGCGTGCTGGATGTGGGCTGTGGCGCGGGGCGAGTCTCGCTGTATCTGCAAGAACAGGGCTATGGGGTGACCGGGATTGACGTTTCACAGCGCGCGGTCGAGATCTGCCGCGAGCGAGGACTCCGAAAGGCGCGCCTGCTCGATATTGCTGATATCGACCACGAGATTGACGATCCATTCGATAGCGTCCTCCTCTGTGGGAACAACTTCGGACTCGTCGGGACGCGATCAAAGGCCCCGGATATACTCGGTCGACTCGCACGCGTTACGACGCACGACGCACGACTCATCGCTCAGAGTAGGGATCCGGAAGCGACCGACAATGCAGCGCATCTCTCGTATCACGATCTGAACCGCGAGCGTGGTCGTCTTCCGGGCGCACTTCGAATGCGAGTTCGCTACGGACAGTACGCAACCCCATGGTACGACTATCTGTTCGTCGGGCCAGAGACGATGCGTGAGCTAGTCGCGCCGACAGCGTGGGACGTTACAGAAACGATCGAGAGCGAACATTCGCCAGATTACGTCGCGGTTCTCGAAAAAGAGTAA
- a CDS encoding DUF5802 family protein: MFEPFSRAYYFGRLYVEPYDGDRPVMRRDQHEEVNEQLYTSGVGVERLDNPLVMKLGTRHLAVHGESGIPDRTLAVPQSMLEERLRAPPNLREVLLAKADHAAQLVQMGAAAGI; the protein is encoded by the coding sequence ATGTTCGAACCATTTTCTCGGGCGTACTACTTCGGTCGACTGTACGTCGAGCCGTACGACGGTGACCGTCCGGTGATGCGTCGCGACCAGCACGAGGAAGTCAATGAGCAGCTCTATACCTCTGGTGTTGGGGTCGAACGACTCGATAATCCACTCGTCATGAAACTCGGGACTCGCCATCTCGCAGTTCATGGTGAATCCGGAATTCCTGACCGAACGCTGGCCGTTCCACAGTCCATGCTCGAAGAGCGTCTGCGAGCCCCGCCGAACCTGCGCGAAGTCCTGCTAGCGAAAGCTGATCATGCTGCCCAACTCGTGCAGATGGGTGCTGCGGCGGGCATTTAG
- a CDS encoding type II toxin-antitoxin system RelE/ParE family toxin, with protein sequence MTDVKYTEQALEHLSELDPQVADRMMNKISEATEWTEHRLVPLSGFPYYKLRTGDYRAIIVWERETDILRVEAVGHRRNVYDRHLPP encoded by the coding sequence ATGACTGACGTCAAGTATACTGAGCAGGCCCTCGAACATTTAAGCGAGTTGGATCCACAGGTCGCCGATCGGATGATGAACAAGATAAGCGAAGCCACAGAGTGGACTGAACACCGGCTCGTTCCTCTCTCCGGATTTCCATACTACAAGCTCCGTACTGGCGACTATCGTGCGATTATCGTCTGGGAGAGAGAAACCGATATTCTTCGTGTCGAGGCAGTCGGCCACCGCCGAAACGTGTACGATCGACATCTCCCGCCCTAA
- a CDS encoding MBL fold metallo-hydrolase yields the protein MRCTLLGTADVTGVPPPFRTLADADATARRRRSGVLIETETTTLLIDVPPEFHEGLREVGVRTVDAVLVTHWHRDHIGGINDLALAAQILDFALYLTPTAQDRFVREMPSLTDAFTIQDLMHGEPITVGDLEITPIPVAHGRPESDTLGFRLERETETMVYAPDFANWCPDMKGGGAYTDADLAILEATPVVAPELLSTDNPPKNPVAKAAASRTVLTHVNEYVVEKSTAKLEAIVTEAGYELGEDFASYTVAS from the coding sequence ATGCGATGTACGTTGCTTGGAACTGCCGACGTGACTGGTGTCCCGCCTCCTTTTCGAACACTAGCTGATGCGGACGCAACAGCGCGTCGTCGTCGGAGTGGTGTTCTCATCGAAACTGAGACGACAACACTCCTGATTGATGTTCCGCCGGAGTTCCACGAAGGGCTTCGAGAAGTCGGTGTCCGTACCGTGGACGCGGTCCTCGTAACTCACTGGCACCGCGATCATATCGGCGGAATAAATGATCTAGCGCTCGCTGCTCAGATTCTTGATTTCGCACTCTATTTGACACCAACCGCACAGGATCGATTTGTTCGGGAGATGCCATCTCTCACTGATGCGTTCACCATTCAGGATCTGATGCACGGTGAGCCAATCACGGTGGGCGATCTCGAAATTACGCCAATCCCGGTCGCTCACGGTCGCCCGGAGTCAGATACGCTCGGCTTTCGATTGGAACGGGAGACAGAAACGATGGTGTATGCGCCAGATTTCGCCAATTGGTGCCCCGATATGAAAGGCGGTGGAGCATATACGGACGCTGATCTTGCGATTCTCGAAGCCACGCCAGTGGTTGCCCCAGAGCTACTCTCGACGGATAACCCGCCCAAAAATCCGGTAGCGAAAGCAGCGGCTTCCCGAACAGTCCTGACGCATGTCAATGAGTATGTGGTTGAGAAGTCTACGGCAAAGTTAGAAGCGATAGTGACAGAGGCTGGCTACGAATTGGGTGAGGATTTTGCCAGCTATACAGTCGCATCATGA
- a CDS encoding ribbon-helix-helix domain-containing protein, with protein MSADADDSDDGTEKIDVRVPARLLQRIDEEYERRGYTSRSEAVRDALRDWINPPVTLSKETLDDLEESRKQAEQGETVSAEEARERLGLDD; from the coding sequence ATGAGTGCCGACGCTGATGACTCCGATGACGGCACCGAAAAGATCGATGTCCGGGTTCCGGCACGTCTCTTACAACGGATCGATGAGGAATACGAGCGGCGAGGATACACTTCTCGATCCGAGGCCGTTCGCGATGCGCTGCGAGACTGGATAAACCCGCCAGTTACCCTCTCGAAGGAGACACTCGACGATCTCGAAGAGAGTCGTAAGCAGGCAGAGCAGGGCGAGACGGTGTCAGCTGAGGAGGCCCGTGAACGACTGGGCTTGGATGACTGA